A genomic segment from Bryobacteraceae bacterium encodes:
- a CDS encoding SpoIID/LytB domain-containing protein: protein MIPVLLAAVTLQSAVDRAFVQVSGAAVVLEIGSGRTLAVHNAALARNARVTPGSAIKPFVLAGLLAASSPLVKRTLTCPGPLAIGSRRLDCSHGALPGALGAREAIAFSCNNYFADLAARAPPGAIADALARYGFDISRDADPRRLALGDDGVAVSPLDFARAYARLASTAADTRYAPLWNGLIDAVEVGTGQLATVPGLSIAGKTGTTATHAWFAALAPAAKPEVVVVVFTRHGRGGGTAAPIAGRILGAWASEGVEGAAINVQNRRVPIEEYVAGVLAGEASQVSEAEALKAFAVTVRTFARVNHARHTADGFDVCAGTHCQRFRPRDVTDRQRAAAEATEGETIWFEGRQADVFFHQHCGGTTEAAHEVWPELRRQYLTSRDDTFCVARGRPSWRASIDARHFAIVARSPSGRVKQVRWNGRTLTFDEFQAATASRVRSAIFEANCGGGRCQLTGRGAGHGVGLCQAGAVERARAGHGYRRILDAYFPGTKTGITAQGISWTRRSGERVEMWTLDASRDASMLASAEQALRAAESRFGHRLAARPVLRIYPDTAMFRDATGEPGWVLASAVGRTIRLRRDGAPALLHEFLHLLVEEQNRATLPDWFREGLVLYLENPSAAPSTAASVDGIRAPANEAAMRAAYRAAHARVSALVSRHGRETVLSWLPRGLPGDLARRHE, encoded by the coding sequence ATGATTCCCGTCCTGCTCGCCGCCGTCACGCTGCAATCCGCCGTCGATCGGGCGTTCGTCCAGGTGAGTGGGGCTGCCGTGGTGCTCGAAATCGGCTCGGGACGCACACTCGCCGTTCACAACGCGGCTCTCGCCCGCAATGCCCGCGTCACGCCGGGCTCGGCCATCAAGCCCTTCGTCCTCGCCGGGCTTCTCGCCGCCTCCTCGCCCCTGGTCAAGCGGACGCTCACCTGCCCGGGCCCACTCGCCATCGGTTCGCGCCGCCTCGATTGTTCCCACGGCGCTCTCCCCGGCGCCCTCGGCGCGCGGGAGGCGATCGCGTTCTCCTGCAACAACTACTTCGCCGATCTCGCCGCCCGCGCCCCGCCCGGCGCCATCGCCGACGCGCTAGCCCGATACGGCTTCGATATCTCCCGCGACGCGGATCCGCGGCGCCTCGCCCTCGGCGACGACGGCGTTGCCGTCTCGCCGCTCGATTTCGCCCGCGCCTATGCCCGGCTGGCTTCCACCGCCGCCGACACCCGCTATGCGCCGCTCTGGAATGGCCTCATTGATGCCGTCGAGGTCGGCACCGGTCAGCTTGCCACCGTCCCCGGGCTCTCCATCGCCGGCAAGACCGGCACCACCGCGACCCACGCCTGGTTTGCCGCCCTCGCCCCAGCCGCCAAGCCCGAAGTGGTGGTGGTCGTCTTCACGCGCCACGGCCGCGGCGGTGGAACGGCGGCCCCCATCGCCGGCCGCATACTCGGCGCGTGGGCGAGCGAGGGTGTCGAAGGAGCCGCTATCAACGTCCAGAACCGCCGCGTTCCCATCGAAGAGTACGTGGCCGGCGTCCTGGCAGGAGAGGCCAGCCAGGTGAGCGAAGCCGAAGCGCTGAAGGCCTTCGCGGTCACCGTCCGCACCTTCGCCCGCGTGAATCACGCCAGACACACAGCCGACGGTTTCGACGTGTGCGCCGGGACACACTGCCAGCGGTTTCGTCCGCGCGACGTCACCGATCGCCAGCGAGCCGCCGCCGAGGCCACCGAGGGCGAGACCATCTGGTTCGAAGGCCGCCAGGCCGACGTCTTCTTCCACCAGCATTGCGGCGGGACAACCGAGGCCGCGCATGAGGTCTGGCCCGAGCTCCGCCGGCAATACCTCACGAGCCGCGACGACACTTTTTGCGTCGCCCGAGGCCGCCCCTCCTGGCGCGCCTCGATCGATGCGCGCCATTTCGCCATCGTTGCCCGGTCGCCGTCCGGCCGGGTGAAGCAGGTGCGCTGGAATGGCCGCACGCTGACCTTCGACGAGTTTCAGGCCGCCACCGCGTCACGCGTCCGAAGCGCGATCTTCGAAGCCAACTGCGGCGGCGGCCGGTGCCAGCTTACCGGACGCGGCGCAGGCCACGGCGTCGGGCTCTGCCAGGCCGGCGCCGTGGAACGCGCCCGGGCTGGACACGGCTACCGCCGGATTCTCGACGCCTACTTCCCCGGAACCAAAACCGGCATTACCGCGCAAGGCATCTCCTGGACGCGCCGGTCCGGTGAGCGTGTCGAGATGTGGACGCTCGATGCATCGCGCGACGCGTCGATGCTCGCCTCGGCCGAACAGGCTCTCCGCGCCGCCGAAAGCCGCTTCGGACACCGGCTCGCTGCCCGGCCCGTGCTCCGCATCTACCCCGACACGGCGATGTTCCGCGATGCCACCGGCGAGCCCGGATGGGTCCTCGCAAGCGCCGTCGGCCGGACCATTCGCCTCCGCCGGGATGGCGCCCCGGCGCTCCTCCACGAATTCCTGCACCTGCTTGTCGAAGAGCAGAACCGCGCCACTCTCCCGGACTGGTTCCGCGAAGGGCTGGTGCTCTATCTGGAGAATCCCAGCGCCGCGCCGTCGACAGCGGCGTCAGTGGATGGCATCCGCGCGCCCGCGAACGAAGCCGCCATGCGAGCCGCCTATCGCGCCGCCCACGCCCGCGTCTCGGCCCTCGTCTCCCGGCACGGACGCGAGACCGTCCTCTCCTGGCTCCCTCGGGGCCTCCCCGGCGACCTTGCCCGGAGACACGAGTAG
- a CDS encoding DUF4136 domain-containing protein, which yields MRLAALAVLFALSIGAEEFAPFDLAQARTFQIRDVTAKSKTREVSADRLIPVVRERIAARLRSLGLRETDGNGDVRVTASLHVDSDHRPASRSRPSHRYDYRGRLLITVRAGAENALVWQKFPSFSEDEADRFEDRLGRHVDRALKAFPPKSK from the coding sequence GTGAGGCTTGCCGCGCTGGCCGTATTGTTCGCCCTGTCGATCGGAGCCGAAGAGTTTGCCCCATTCGATTTGGCACAAGCCAGGACCTTCCAGATCAGGGATGTGACCGCGAAATCGAAGACCCGGGAGGTGAGCGCGGACCGGTTGATCCCGGTGGTCCGGGAACGCATCGCGGCGCGGCTGCGGAGTCTGGGGCTGAGGGAGACGGACGGAAACGGCGACGTCCGGGTGACGGCGAGCCTGCATGTGGACAGCGACCACCGGCCGGCGTCGCGCAGCAGGCCATCACACCGGTATGACTATCGCGGCCGGCTGTTGATCACGGTGCGGGCGGGAGCGGAAAATGCGCTGGTGTGGCAGAAGTTCCCGTCGTTCTCCGAGGACGAGGCGGACCGGTTCGAGGACCGGCTTGGCCGTCACGTCGACCGGGCGTTGAAAGCCTTCCCGCCAAAGTCGAAGTAG
- a CDS encoding DinB family protein, translated as MQEDGLDCLELLEETPSILRGLMRELNREDAEWKPAPDRFSVAEVLAHLSHSEGHCYRMRVDRFLSEEMPEFEPDDAQMHLERYAGADGEDSFDHFEEQRETNVEFLRTLPRSAGERRARHQAAGEITLQEMLHEWAMHDLGHIRQIAELVRARKHWRQAGRLGEDYVLKP; from the coding sequence ATGCAAGAAGACGGTCTCGATTGCCTGGAACTGCTCGAGGAGACGCCCTCGATACTGCGCGGCCTGATGCGGGAATTGAACCGCGAGGACGCCGAGTGGAAGCCGGCGCCGGACCGGTTCTCGGTGGCCGAGGTACTGGCGCACCTATCCCATTCCGAGGGCCACTGCTACCGGATGCGGGTGGACCGGTTCCTGAGCGAGGAGATGCCGGAATTCGAGCCCGACGACGCGCAGATGCACCTGGAACGCTACGCCGGGGCCGATGGGGAAGATTCGTTCGATCATTTCGAAGAACAGCGAGAGACCAACGTGGAATTTCTGCGAACGCTGCCGCGGAGCGCGGGGGAGCGCCGCGCGCGTCATCAGGCGGCCGGGGAGATCACGCTGCAGGAGATGCTGCACGAGTGGGCGATGCACGATCTCGGCCACATCCGGCAGATCGCGGAGCTGGTGCGAGCGCGGAAGCACTGGCGGCAGGCCGGAAGGCTGGGCGAGGACTACGTGCTGAAGCCCTGA
- a CDS encoding nucleoside hydrolase, producing the protein MKAVLCCLTLAVASAAPVPLIFDTDMGNDIDDALALAVIHALESRGEAKLLAVTLTKDNRYAAPFCDLVNHFYGRGGIPVGVVRDGKTPKDSPMIQVPVERRRSDGRYVYPRSLDDFTKAPEASALIRQVLEQAAAGSVVIVQVGFSTNLARLLESPGGVDLVRRKVKLLSIMAGEYPAGKPEYNVRVDIPAARTLYARWPSPIVASGFEIGRSILYPAVSIERDFSYVPDHPVAEAYRNYQKMPYDRPTWDLTSVLYAVRPDRGYFSLSASGTIQVDDEGKTTLVPSAAGLHRYLMADELQRTKTLEALVELASQPPR; encoded by the coding sequence ATGAAAGCGGTACTATGCTGCCTGACCCTCGCCGTCGCGTCCGCGGCGCCCGTTCCTTTGATCTTCGATACCGACATGGGCAACGACATTGACGACGCCCTGGCGCTCGCCGTCATCCACGCGCTCGAAAGCCGCGGCGAAGCGAAACTGCTCGCCGTCACCCTCACCAAGGACAATCGCTACGCCGCCCCCTTCTGCGATCTCGTGAACCATTTCTATGGCCGTGGCGGCATCCCAGTAGGCGTCGTCCGCGACGGAAAGACGCCCAAGGATAGCCCCATGATCCAGGTGCCCGTCGAGCGCCGCCGCTCCGACGGCCGCTATGTCTATCCCCGTTCCCTCGACGACTTCACCAAGGCCCCAGAGGCCTCCGCGCTCATTCGCCAGGTCCTCGAACAGGCCGCCGCCGGCAGCGTCGTCATCGTTCAGGTGGGCTTCAGCACTAACCTCGCCCGCCTCCTCGAATCCCCCGGCGGCGTCGACCTTGTGCGCCGAAAGGTGAAGCTCTTGAGCATCATGGCCGGCGAGTATCCGGCCGGAAAGCCGGAGTACAACGTCCGCGTCGATATCCCCGCCGCCAGGACTCTCTACGCCAGGTGGCCCTCGCCCATCGTTGCCAGCGGATTCGAGATCGGCCGATCCATCCTCTACCCGGCCGTCTCCATCGAGCGCGACTTCTCCTACGTGCCCGATCATCCCGTCGCCGAAGCCTATCGCAATTACCAGAAGATGCCCTACGATCGCCCCACCTGGGACCTCACGTCCGTTCTCTACGCCGTCCGCCCGGACCGCGGCTACTTCAGCCTCTCGGCATCCGGAACCATTCAGGTGGATGACGAAGGCAAGACCACCCTCGTCCCCTCCGCCGCCGGTCTCCATCGATACCTGATGGCGGACGAATTGCAACGGACAAAGACGTTGGAGGCGCTCGTCGAACTGGCCAGCCAGCCTCCCCGCTAG
- a CDS encoding valine--tRNA ligase — MSEIEQPQAAMAAVPEKTYEPQKFETRWAQWWIDEGVFQVPAEGEMFSLVIPPPNVTGSLHMGHMLEHTEIDVTIRWHRMLGHATLWLPGTDHAGIATQMVVERELAKEGKSRHDLGREAFEQRVWQWKEQSGGTIKRQMVRLGASCDWSRERFTLDPGLSRAVREVFVRLYEKGLIYRGAYMVNWCPRCHTALSDLEVDRTETEGKLWHIRYPVVGSDQFLIVATTRPETMLGDTAVAINAKDERYGHLHGGAVLLPLMDREIPIVCDDLADPEFGTGVVKVTPAHDPNDFEAGRRHNLPQIRVIDNDAKMTAEAGRFAGLDRYEARKQVLEALEAGGYLVKTEDYRLAAGACQRCKTTVEPLVSTQWFAKMKPLAEPAIAAVADGRIQFIPENWTKTYNEWMYNIRDWCVSRQLWWGHRIPAWHCKDCGHTTVAREDPAACAECGSAAIEQDTDVLDTWFSSGLWPFSTLGWPDQTPDLARFYPTSLLITGFDILFFWVARMVMLGMECMGDVPFRQVYIHGLVRDADRQKMSKTKGNVIDPLEVTEKYGTDAVRMTLLQGAAPGTDIVLTEERMQAARAFANKIWNASRFLMMNMETSGVAPWIPEGPVEKPEGEALEDRWIFSRFHRTAEAMNRAIATYRYHEAAQLAWGFFWHEFCDWYVELKKLRFTAGSGLNADWRNMLTIFEGALRLLHPVMPFLTEELWQRLAVNAAKRPKSIAQARFPQANAAAMDDAAERDMALLQEIVTAARNLRAELKIDPKEQLDAALYSDGRALAVAGDHAAAIARFAGLNTTLHAGRAPKIAGAMRATPDFELQLSVNETQMAALQQRLVKEIAQLEKTIASSERQLGDEKFLARAPDHIVAGMREKLGEYQSQIEKSRQVLAGLG; from the coding sequence ATGTCTGAGATCGAGCAGCCGCAGGCGGCAATGGCCGCCGTACCCGAAAAAACCTACGAACCGCAGAAGTTCGAGACGCGCTGGGCGCAGTGGTGGATCGACGAGGGGGTCTTCCAGGTTCCGGCCGAAGGCGAGATGTTTTCGCTGGTGATTCCGCCGCCGAACGTGACCGGATCACTCCATATGGGCCACATGCTGGAGCACACCGAGATCGATGTGACGATCCGGTGGCACCGGATGCTGGGCCATGCCACGCTGTGGCTGCCGGGGACCGACCACGCCGGGATCGCGACGCAGATGGTGGTGGAGCGGGAACTGGCCAAGGAAGGGAAATCGCGCCACGACCTCGGCCGGGAAGCCTTCGAGCAGCGCGTCTGGCAGTGGAAGGAACAATCGGGCGGGACGATCAAGCGGCAGATGGTGCGGTTGGGGGCGAGCTGCGACTGGAGCCGGGAGCGGTTCACGCTGGACCCCGGTCTATCGCGCGCGGTGCGCGAGGTGTTCGTGCGCCTATACGAGAAGGGCCTGATCTATCGCGGCGCCTACATGGTGAACTGGTGCCCGCGGTGCCACACGGCGTTGAGCGACCTGGAAGTGGACCGCACCGAGACCGAAGGGAAGCTGTGGCACATCCGGTATCCGGTGGTGGGCAGCGATCAGTTTCTGATCGTGGCGACGACGCGGCCGGAGACGATGCTGGGCGACACGGCGGTGGCGATCAATGCGAAAGACGAGCGGTACGGGCATCTGCACGGCGGGGCGGTTCTGCTGCCGCTGATGGACCGCGAGATCCCGATCGTTTGCGACGATCTCGCCGATCCGGAGTTTGGGACGGGCGTGGTGAAGGTGACGCCGGCGCACGATCCGAACGATTTCGAAGCCGGGCGGCGGCACAATCTGCCGCAAATCCGGGTGATCGACAACGACGCGAAGATGACGGCGGAGGCGGGGCGGTTCGCGGGGCTCGACCGGTACGAGGCGCGGAAACAGGTGCTCGAGGCGCTGGAGGCGGGCGGGTACCTGGTGAAGACGGAAGACTACCGGCTGGCGGCGGGCGCATGCCAACGCTGCAAAACGACGGTTGAGCCGCTGGTTTCGACGCAATGGTTCGCGAAGATGAAGCCGCTGGCGGAGCCGGCGATCGCGGCGGTGGCCGATGGGCGCATCCAGTTCATTCCGGAGAACTGGACAAAGACGTACAACGAGTGGATGTACAACATCCGGGACTGGTGCGTGTCGCGGCAGTTGTGGTGGGGTCACCGGATTCCGGCGTGGCACTGCAAGGATTGCGGCCACACGACGGTGGCGCGGGAAGATCCGGCGGCGTGCGCGGAGTGCGGGTCGGCGGCGATCGAGCAGGATACGGACGTGCTGGACACGTGGTTCAGTTCCGGGCTCTGGCCGTTTTCGACGCTGGGGTGGCCGGACCAGACGCCGGATCTGGCGCGGTTCTACCCGACGAGCCTGTTGATTACGGGCTTCGACATTCTGTTCTTCTGGGTGGCGCGGATGGTGATGCTCGGCATGGAGTGCATGGGCGACGTGCCGTTCCGGCAGGTGTACATCCATGGGCTGGTGCGGGACGCGGACCGGCAGAAGATGTCGAAGACGAAGGGCAACGTGATCGATCCGCTGGAGGTGACCGAGAAGTACGGCACCGATGCGGTGCGGATGACGCTGCTGCAGGGGGCGGCGCCGGGCACCGATATCGTCCTGACGGAAGAGCGGATGCAGGCGGCGCGGGCGTTCGCGAACAAGATCTGGAACGCGTCTCGGTTCCTGATGATGAACATGGAGACGTCGGGGGTGGCTCCGTGGATTCCGGAAGGGCCGGTGGAGAAACCGGAGGGTGAGGCGCTCGAGGACCGGTGGATCTTCTCACGCTTCCATCGGACGGCGGAGGCGATGAACCGGGCGATTGCGACGTACCGGTATCACGAGGCAGCACAACTGGCGTGGGGCTTTTTCTGGCACGAGTTCTGCGACTGGTACGTGGAGTTGAAGAAGCTGCGGTTCACGGCAGGGTCCGGATTGAACGCGGATTGGCGGAACATGCTCACGATCTTCGAGGGGGCGCTGCGGCTGCTGCATCCGGTGATGCCGTTTCTGACGGAGGAACTTTGGCAGCGGCTGGCGGTGAACGCGGCGAAGCGGCCGAAGTCGATCGCGCAGGCGCGGTTTCCGCAAGCAAACGCGGCGGCGATGGACGATGCCGCCGAGCGGGACATGGCGCTGCTGCAGGAGATTGTGACGGCGGCGCGGAATCTGCGGGCGGAGCTGAAGATCGATCCCAAGGAGCAGCTCGACGCGGCGCTCTATTCGGACGGGCGGGCGCTCGCGGTGGCGGGCGATCACGCGGCGGCGATCGCGCGGTTCGCGGGGCTGAACACGACCTTGCATGCGGGGCGGGCGCCGAAGATCGCCGGGGCGATGCGGGCGACGCCGGATTTCGAACTGCAGCTCTCGGTGAACGAGACGCAAATGGCGGCGCTGCAGCAGCGGCTGGTGAAGGAGATCGCACAGTTGGAGAAGACCATCGCGTCTTCGGAGCGGCAGTTGGGCGATGAAAAGTTTCTGGCGCGGGCGCCGGATCATATCGTGGCCGGGATGCGGGAGAAGCTGGGCGAGTACCAGTCGCAGATCGAGAAGAGCCGGCAGGTGCTGGCCGGACTGGGATGA
- a CDS encoding Npt1/Npt2 family nucleotide transporter, with translation MASSAPFREDARAAALAMAACLLMLAAHVGSKAIRDAAFLSQFPVTSLPAMVAVAAIVSILSVSVSSRAMARFTPARLVPLSFLVSAGLLVALWLGTDRFPRVTAVAIYLQTVSLGALLSSGYWSVINEHFDPHRARQLVGRIAGAGTLGGMIGGLVAERVAAYTSLASLLPVLAGYHAACGALLYALQPGCAAKEEPVTDAQHRSGLALLKEVPYLRTVAALVILGTIAAAMIDYVFKAGALANYGRGENLLRFFAAFYSVTGVITFLVQAGLSGFALTHLGMARTVSTLPIAVTLGGVAALAAPGLATATIARGLETVFRGSLFRAGYELFYAPMPNLEKRSAKSIIDVGFDRCGDAIGSGLISLLLLLGPSVSHYGIVTGAVLVALAGLWTASRLQGAYIDALEHGLRERGGDISEAANLDHSLALTGFADSMTMVTPGLLLSQAGTAPAPAQPASVPETVKPPPPSISTDPILQEIGALRSGSATSVRSVLGDADKPALIPHLVQLLAWDRVSNEVIAALRPIAARHSGQLIDAMLDSSSEFAIRRRIPRILAGVPTRRVADALMEGLNDRRFEVRYQCGRALAIIQSKNPGIRFDQDQVFQAVRREVAVSKPVWDSHRLLDRTEETEHSLPVNPVIGDLLRDRTNRSLQHLFTLLSLTFPPDPLAIAMHGLHSDDAHLRGTAIEYLDSILPRDIRDRLQPLITGQEAPHAPSARPPGQVLDDLVKSHQSIVLRLDELRRGKPKA, from the coding sequence TTGGCCAGTTCGGCACCATTCCGCGAAGACGCCCGGGCGGCCGCGCTCGCGATGGCGGCGTGCCTGCTGATGCTGGCGGCGCACGTGGGGTCCAAGGCGATCCGGGACGCGGCGTTCTTGTCGCAGTTTCCGGTGACCTCGCTGCCGGCTATGGTGGCGGTGGCGGCGATCGTCTCGATCCTGTCGGTATCGGTGTCTTCGCGGGCGATGGCGCGGTTCACCCCGGCGCGGCTGGTGCCGTTGTCGTTCCTGGTGAGCGCGGGGCTGCTGGTGGCGCTATGGCTCGGGACGGACCGGTTTCCGCGGGTGACGGCGGTGGCGATCTATCTACAGACGGTGAGCCTGGGCGCGCTGTTGAGTTCAGGCTACTGGTCCGTGATCAACGAGCATTTCGACCCGCACCGGGCGCGGCAGCTGGTGGGGCGCATCGCCGGGGCGGGAACGCTGGGGGGGATGATCGGCGGGCTGGTGGCGGAGCGGGTGGCGGCGTACACGTCGTTGGCGTCTCTGCTTCCGGTTCTGGCGGGCTACCACGCTGCGTGCGGGGCGCTGCTCTACGCGCTTCAGCCGGGCTGCGCGGCGAAGGAGGAACCGGTGACCGATGCACAGCACCGTTCGGGACTGGCGCTGCTGAAAGAAGTACCCTACCTGCGGACGGTGGCCGCGCTGGTGATTCTGGGCACGATCGCGGCGGCGATGATCGACTACGTGTTCAAGGCCGGGGCGCTGGCCAACTACGGACGGGGCGAGAATCTGCTTCGCTTCTTCGCGGCATTCTACAGCGTGACCGGCGTGATCACGTTTCTGGTGCAGGCGGGCCTGAGCGGGTTCGCATTGACACACCTGGGCATGGCGCGGACGGTGAGCACGCTGCCGATCGCGGTGACGTTGGGCGGCGTGGCGGCGCTGGCAGCACCCGGATTGGCGACGGCGACGATCGCGCGGGGGCTCGAGACGGTGTTCCGCGGATCGTTGTTTCGCGCGGGCTACGAGCTGTTCTACGCGCCGATGCCGAATTTGGAGAAGCGTTCGGCAAAATCGATTATCGACGTGGGGTTCGACCGGTGCGGCGATGCGATCGGCAGCGGGTTGATATCACTGCTGCTGTTGCTGGGGCCGTCGGTTTCGCATTATGGGATCGTGACGGGCGCGGTTCTGGTGGCGCTGGCCGGCTTGTGGACGGCGAGCCGCCTGCAGGGCGCATATATCGACGCGCTCGAGCACGGACTTCGCGAACGGGGCGGCGATATTTCCGAGGCCGCCAACCTGGATCATTCGCTGGCGCTGACCGGATTCGCGGACTCAATGACGATGGTGACGCCGGGGCTGCTTCTGAGCCAGGCGGGGACGGCGCCGGCGCCGGCGCAACCGGCATCGGTTCCGGAGACAGTGAAACCGCCGCCGCCGTCGATCAGCACGGATCCGATTCTGCAGGAGATCGGGGCGCTACGTTCGGGCAGCGCGACATCGGTGCGGTCCGTACTGGGCGACGCCGACAAGCCGGCGCTGATTCCGCACCTGGTGCAACTGCTGGCGTGGGACCGGGTATCGAACGAGGTGATCGCGGCGCTGCGGCCGATTGCGGCGCGGCATAGCGGTCAGTTGATCGACGCGATGCTGGACAGCTCTTCGGAGTTCGCCATCCGGCGGCGGATTCCGCGGATACTGGCCGGCGTGCCGACGCGGCGGGTGGCGGACGCGCTGATGGAAGGGCTGAACGACCGGCGCTTCGAGGTCCGCTACCAGTGCGGGCGGGCGCTGGCGATTATCCAGAGCAAGAATCCGGGGATCCGTTTCGATCAGGATCAGGTGTTTCAAGCGGTGCGGCGGGAGGTGGCGGTGAGCAAGCCGGTTTGGGACAGCCACCGGCTGCTGGACCGGACGGAGGAGACCGAACACAGCCTGCCGGTGAATCCGGTGATCGGCGACCTGCTGCGGGACCGGACCAACCGCAGCCTGCAGCATCTGTTCACGCTGCTTTCGCTGACGTTTCCCCCGGACCCGCTGGCGATTGCGATGCATGGCCTGCACAGCGACGACGCGCATCTGCGGGGAACGGCGATCGAGTACCTGGACAGCATCCTGCCGCGGGACATTCGCGATCGCCTGCAGCCGCTGATCACGGGTCAGGAAGCGCCGCATGCGCCCTCGGCGCGGCCGCCGGGTCAGGTTTTGGACGACTTGGTGAAATCGCACCAATCGATCGTGCTGCGGCTGGACGAACTGCGGCGAGGGAAGCCCAAAGCGTAG
- the nadC gene encoding carboxylating nicotinate-nucleotide diphosphorylase, with product MTITPEIRETVARALAEDIGAGDVTTELCVGAERRATGTFFAREAITLAGIELLPVIYELRGGGVEIAMRKQTGDRCADGEALAEVRGPARTLLTCERVALNFMQRLSGVATLASRYADAVKGTRTRILDTRKTTPGLRALEKIAAAAGGVTNHRLGLWDAVLIKNNHITAAGGVRAAFARTAGAKAPVEIEVRTRAELDEALACGAPRLLLDNLTPAEAAEWVRYIGGRAVTELSGGITLETVRAYAEAGADFISCGAITHSATAVDLNFRIRLE from the coding sequence ATGACGATCACGCCGGAGATTCGGGAGACGGTGGCGCGGGCGCTAGCCGAGGATATCGGCGCGGGCGACGTGACCACGGAGCTTTGCGTGGGGGCGGAGCGTCGGGCGACGGGAACGTTCTTCGCGCGGGAGGCGATCACGCTGGCGGGGATCGAACTGCTGCCGGTGATCTACGAGCTACGCGGCGGCGGCGTGGAGATCGCGATGCGGAAGCAGACGGGCGACCGTTGCGCCGATGGGGAGGCGCTGGCCGAGGTTCGCGGACCGGCGCGGACGCTGCTGACGTGCGAGCGGGTGGCGCTGAATTTCATGCAGCGGCTGAGCGGCGTGGCGACCCTGGCATCGCGGTACGCCGATGCGGTGAAGGGGACGCGGACGCGGATCCTCGATACGCGGAAGACGACGCCCGGGCTTCGCGCGTTGGAGAAGATTGCGGCGGCGGCGGGCGGGGTAACGAATCACCGGCTGGGGTTGTGGGACGCGGTGCTGATCAAGAACAACCACATCACGGCGGCAGGCGGCGTGCGGGCGGCATTCGCGCGGACGGCGGGGGCGAAGGCGCCGGTGGAGATCGAGGTGCGGACGCGGGCGGAGCTCGACGAGGCGCTCGCGTGCGGCGCGCCGCGGCTGCTGCTCGACAACCTGACTCCGGCGGAGGCGGCGGAGTGGGTGCGGTACATCGGCGGGCGGGCGGTGACGGAGTTATCTGGCGGCATCACGCTCGAGACGGTGCGGGCGTACGCAGAGGCGGGCGCGGATTTCATTTCGTGCGGGGCAATTACGCATTCGGCGACGGCGGTGGATCTCAACTTCCGGATTCGGCTCGAGTAG
- a CDS encoding fumarylacetoacetate hydrolase family protein, which yields MAKKNKSKQSAEALFGALGIPPKPAGKGITRYVRFRRKGGKASWGVLKNGSVQRIKGDPFGKYHAAGDPVDLEKIELLAPAEPRKIFAVGLNYKSHLGERAAPTRPEIFYKPVTCLQNPTGEIRIPETSQNLHYEGELVLVIGKTCSKATREEAAQAIFGVTCGNDVSERDWQRGPDKDVQWWRAKGSDTFGPCGPVLVRGIDYGNLRLQTRMNGETVQEQSTGDLLFDPATIVSEISRFVTLDAGDLIFTGTPGSTRKMSPGDLIEVEIEGIGVLRNPVA from the coding sequence ATGGCCAAGAAAAACAAAAGCAAGCAATCCGCGGAGGCCCTGTTCGGCGCGCTTGGAATTCCACCCAAGCCCGCCGGAAAAGGCATCACGCGCTACGTTCGGTTTCGAAGAAAGGGAGGAAAGGCGTCCTGGGGCGTGCTGAAGAACGGCTCCGTGCAGCGCATCAAGGGCGATCCGTTCGGTAAGTATCACGCCGCCGGCGATCCTGTAGATCTGGAGAAGATCGAACTGTTGGCGCCGGCCGAGCCGCGGAAGATCTTCGCAGTGGGCCTGAACTACAAGAGCCACCTGGGCGAGCGCGCCGCGCCGACGCGGCCGGAGATCTTCTACAAGCCGGTGACCTGCCTGCAGAATCCGACGGGCGAGATCCGGATTCCGGAGACGTCGCAGAACCTGCACTACGAAGGCGAACTGGTGCTGGTGATCGGCAAGACGTGCTCGAAGGCGACTCGTGAAGAGGCGGCGCAGGCGATCTTCGGCGTCACCTGCGGCAACGACGTGAGCGAGCGCGACTGGCAGCGCGGTCCGGACAAGGACGTGCAATGGTGGCGGGCGAAGGGCAGCGATACATTCGGCCCGTGCGGCCCGGTGCTGGTGCGCGGCATCGACTATGGCAACCTTCGGTTGCAGACGCGGATGAACGGCGAGACGGTGCAGGAGCAATCGACCGGTGATCTTCTCTTCGACCCGGCGACGATCGTGAGCGAGATCTCGCGTTTCGTGACGCTCGACGCCGGCGATCTCATCTTCACCGGGACTCCGGGTTCGACGCGCAAGATGTCCCCGGGAGACCTCATTGAGGTGGAAATCGAGGGAATCGGCGTGCTGCGCAATCCCGTGGCGTAG